A part of Catharus ustulatus isolate bCatUst1 chromosome 8, bCatUst1.pri.v2, whole genome shotgun sequence genomic DNA contains:
- the SYNPO2L gene encoding synaptopodin 2-like protein, whose protein sequence is MGAEEEMLITLSGGAPWGFRLQGGSEQKRPLQVSKIRKRSKACRGGLWENDVLVSINGKSCAGLSHANAMQIIDSSNGTLNIRVKRIVGGDQTGPWLQRSPSPGQRVLSSPSLLSPPAQLLSSEPAGAPATTQPSQPPQPSQPPQPSQPWRSQRHLESLTSPPDSEAYYGETDSDADNVAQEKHRRARKKSPRSPPDSTTSCHAPQDEVSLSEQSGYESLPEAAAQGAAELASSSGVAKREIVCLPGSRTDTPFSDSEGQLRPPSTEGREPSPEAMLLPHATKAIRAERHLIPMVGPVEHPIDEDLTTTYTEKAKQAKLHRHESIQEKNVKEAKTKCRTIASLLTDAPNPHSKGVLMFKKRRQRAKKYTLVSFGSVDEDRSYEEEDGVFPTSESEFDEEGFSDARSLTNHSDWDNTYLDIEKSKSDSEQKEEKQKGLSEASGKGARLFEQQRERAGKYTVEKTPVQKSTEVAPAAQPKQSTVNGDMPVPEKADNVPLSIHLEGVQMPSKQTATIPTQLLTAPSPTFFPPPPSTPDPFSASSTSMFNRSARPFTPGFSGQRPATSSVIFRPSAPKKPTESLGGQSTVVPPFSPPVPGTLANAPVPTQRGPVSSSTSLYIPAPGRPTSPLESQPKGGGSASEIKPSANTARTSSTSIFLSAPSKPGGDTASAASQPRVTGTASSSLYITPAPSQHMRNSSPVPKQPSPAITPATPRPPSEPLTSREQRIAVPAPRTGILQEARRRGNKKSMFSKIEEKKNSPNPELLSLVQNLDEKPKGDHPGAGFESGPEEDFLSLGAEACNFMQSSGRKFKTPPPVAPKPQQEAGLVNGAQDMPQLKGKGAELFAKRQSRMDKFVVETTPKPEYKPRTPSPSPSLPSCWKYSPNIRAPPPIAYNPMHSPFYPLAASKSQASKAESKVKKAPGQKSGIKVIDIMRHQPYQLKSAMFCFGDPPSPSTQTTPGQPTPQASSSFMAAKQVPVKIAKTQEIRCFSTPAPMPASSSLAPTVLMPRSATTLDEPLWRTEMASSAPATPAPFQVELSPSPKPYPSSPEPGQMGQGPPPNPASASRFQVARPKFSAARTGMQANVWRPSFGHH, encoded by the exons ATTCGAAAGAGAAGCAAAGCGTGCCGTGGAGGCCTGTGGGAAAATGATGTTCTAGTATCTATCAATGGGAAGTCATGTGCTGGCCTGTCCCATGCTAATGCCATGCAGATCATCGATTCCTCCAACGGCACGCTCAACATCCGTGTGAAAAG GATAGTTGGTGGGGACCAGACTGGCCCATGGCTCCAACGTTCCCCTTCTCCAGGACAGCGAGTGCTCTCTtcaccatccctgctcagccccccGGCACAGTTACTGAGCTCTGAACCAGCAGGAGCCCCAGCCACCAcacagccctcacagcccccacagccctcacagcccccacAGCCCTCACAGCCATGGAGGTCACAGAGGCACCTGGAGAGCCTCACGTCCCCACCAGACAGCGAGGCGTACTATGGTGAGACAGACAGCGATGCTGACAATGTGGCGCAGGAGAAGCACCGCCGCGCTCGCAAGAAGAGCCCGCGCTCCCCCCCTGACAGCACCACCAGCTGTCACGCACCGCAGGACGAGGTGTCCCTGTCTGAACAGAGTGGCTACGAGAGCCTGCCGGAGGCTGCTGCGCagggggcagcagagctggccagcTCCAGCGGCGTGGCCAAGAGGGAGATTGTCTGCCTGCCTGGCAGTCGCACAGACACTCCGTTCTCGGACAGCGAGGGACAGTTGCGGCCACCATCAACAGAGGGACGGGAGCCCTCTCCAGAGGCAATGCTCCTGCCCCATGCCACCAAGGCTATCCGAGCAGAGCGCCATCTCATCCCCATGGTGGGGCCAGTGGAACACCCGATTGACGAAGACCTAACCACCACCTACACAGAGAAAGCCAAGCAGGCCA AGCTCCACCGCCACGAAAGCATCCAGGAGAAGAACGTGAAAGAAGCCAAAACTAAGTGCAGAACCATTGCATCCCTGCTGACAGATGCACCCAACCCCCACTCCAAGGGGGTGCTGATGTTTAAGAAACGCAGGCAGAGGGCTAAGAAGTATACATTGGTAAGCTTTGGCAGTGTTGATGAAGACCGCTCCTACGAAGAGGAAGACGGAGTTTTTCCAACTAGTGAATCTGAATTTGATGAGGAAGGTTTCTCTGATGCCCGAAGCCTAACTAATCACTCAGACTGGGACAACACTTACCTAGACATTGAAAAGTCCAAATCTGACTCTGAACAGAAGGAGGAGAAGCAAAAAGGTTTGAGTGAGGCCTCGGGTAAAGGAGCGCGATTATTTGAGCAGCAGAGGGAACGGGCTGGGAAGTACACAGTTGAGAAAACTCCAGTGCAGAAGAGCACAGAGGTTGCCCCAGCTGCCCAGCCAAAGCAGAGCACAGTGAACGGAGATATGCCTGTGCCAGAGAAGGCAGACAACGTGCCCCTCAGCATCCACCTGGAAGGTGTGCAAATGCCCAGCAAGCAGACAGCCACCATCCCCACTCAGCTCCTgactgcccccagccccaccttcTTCCCACCTCCCCCAAGCACCCCCGACCCCTTCTCTGCAAGTTCAACAAGCATGTTCAACAGGTCTGCACGGCCCTTTACTCCTGGCTTTTCTGGCCAACGTCCAGCAACATCCTCTGTCATCTTTAGGCCATCTGCGcccaaaaaacccactgaaAGTCTGGGTGGGCAAAGCACGGTGGTTCCCCCTTTCTCACCTCCGGTTCCAGGAACACTTGCCAATGCACCAGTGCCAACACAGCGTGGTCCAGTCAGCTCCTCCACATCTCTGTATATTCCTGCACCAGGAAGACCAACATCACCACTGGAGTCACAGCCAAAAGGGGGAGGAAGCGCTTCAGAGATCAAGCCTTCTGCCAACACTGCCCGGACATCCAGCACCTCTATCTTTCTGTCAGCTCCCTCAAAGCCAGGGGGGGATACGGCCTCTGCAGCGTCCCAGCCACGAGTCACTGGAACAGCCTCTTCTTCATTGTATATAACTCCAGCACCATCACAGCACATGAGAAACAGCTCCCCTGTGCCAAAACAGCCTTCTCCTGCCATCACTCCAGCAACGCCACGACCTCCTTCGGAACCCTTAAcctccagggagcagaggattgctgtgccagctccccGCACAGGCATCCTGCAGGAGGCTCGCCGACGGGGCAACAAGAAATCCATGTTCAGTAAGATTGAGGAGAAGAAGAATTCACCCAAccctgagctcctgtccctggtgcAGAACCTGGATGAGAAGCCAAAAGGTGACCACCCTGGGGCAGGCTTTGAGTCTGGGCCTGAGGAAGACTTCCTCAGCCTGGGTGCTGAGGCCTGCAACTTCATGCAGTCCTCAGGCCGCAAGTTCAAGACCCCACCTCCAGTGGCCCCCAAGCCTCAGCAAGAAGCTGGATTGGTAAATGGGGCCCAGGACATGCCTCAGCTTAAAGGCAAGGGGGCAGAGCTCTTTGCCAAACGCCAGAGCCGCATGGACAAATTTGTGGTGGAAACAACACCAAAGCCAGAGTACAAGCCCAGGaccccctctccatccccttctCTACCCTCATGCTGGAAATATTCACCCAACATCCGAGCTCCCCCCCCAATAGCTTACAACCCAATGCATTCCCCTTTCTATCCCCTGGCAGCCAGCAAATCTCAGGCTAGCAAAGCAGAGAGCAAAGTGAAAAAGGCACCTGGCCAGAAATCAGGGATCAAGGTCATTGATATAATGCGCCACCAGCCCTATCAATTAAAGTCAGCCATGTTCTGTTTTGGGGATCCCCCAAGCCCCAGCACTCAGACTACTCCTGGTCAGCCAACCCCACAGGCTAGCTCATCCTTCATGGCAGCCAAGCAGGTCCCTGTGAAAATAGCCAAGACCCAGGAAATTCGTTGCTTCTCCACTCCAGCTCCCATGccagcctccagcagcctggcaccCACTGTGCTTATGCCTCGCTCAGCCACCACGCTGGATGAGCCTTTGTGGAGAACAGAAATGGCCTCTTCTGCCCCTGCTACACCAGCACCCTTCCAGGTGGAGCTCAGCCCCTCCCCTAAGCCATATCCGAGCtccccagagcctgggcagATGGGACAGGGACCTCCTCCAAACCCAGCCTCTGCCTCTCGGTTTCAGGTGGCCAGGCCCAAATTCTCTGCAGCAAGAACAGGCATGCAGGCCAATGTGTGGAGGCCAAGTTTTGGTCATCACTGA